Sequence from the Fulvivirga ligni genome:
TAGACCTTACCGTTGCGAAACCAATCAATGCCTGGGCCAGCGTTTCTGTGGGTTCTAAAAATCTATTGAATGTAACTACAGTAAATAACAACCTCAATTCAGGTGGAGCACATTCCAGCAGCACCGGCCAGACTTCTATAGGATATGGCAGATCTTATTTCATACAAATGAATTTCAATTTACAATCCAATAAATAACACATAATACAATGAATATGAACAAATTATACACTTTTTTATTACTGTCACTAACCCTGATAATTGCCTCCTGTGGTGATGATGATTCTGGGCCGGAGCCAGTATCTCTCAACTTTGAAAACACCACCATTGGCGTAAGCGGATCAAGTGATGCCACCGCCACCATTATATTTTCAAGACCTGCTGAGGTAGCAGGAACATTGGTTGTCACCATCACGGCGGGAGACTTGGTTTATGGTGCAAGCAATGACTTTTTCACTGCCCCTGCCGCTGAAAATAATGTAATCAACATTCCATTTGTCGAGGGAGAAGAATCTGTTGAAATTACAGTTTCACAAGGTGAAGCCTTAAATATCGAGGAAGACAAAAGCATCTCACTTGCTATTGCAGCTGAGCCGAGCACTGATTTCCTTATTGGTAATAATCAATCAGTTACTGCCACTTTCTCTGAAAACTATGTTACCCCTTCTGCCGCTGTAACAGCAGACGTAGGCGGTGAAGCCAGAGACTATTTCTACTTTGTAGATTTAGATAAGTTTGTCATGACCAAAGTAAATAGAAACAACTATGACCTGGCTTTGGAATCATCTGGAGAGGGATTCAACATTCTACTAAATGCCAGCACCTTAATGCTTGCTCAGGAAACCGAAGAGACCGAATTTACAGCCATTACTCCTGAAGATACCGTTGGCCTCAGCCTACAAAGTAGTAGCAATTTAGATATCCCTGAAGGTGGCAGCATGTTTAGTGGAGACTTATCAGAAACGGTATTCTATAACTGGGATGTAGATGGAGACCTGAGTAATGTTTACATCATTGATAGAGGCGTCACAGCGAATGGCGAAGGTGCCGAATCCAGAGGTTGGAAAAAGGTGCAGATCAGCAAAGATGGTAATGATTACATTGTTCACGCTGCTAACATAGACGGCACTGATGATCAAACATTTACAATTAGCAAATCGTCTGACTACTCTTTCAAATATGTGCACCTGAGTAACGGTGAGGTGCCTGTAGAGCCTAAAGCTAATGAATGGGATATTTTGGTAAGAGCCACCTCTCAGTTTGTACAAATGGGGCCAACCATGAGTCATATTTACAACTCGCAAGCCGCTTACCATAACTTCTTCGGCAGCACCAAAACTGCCAGAATTGATCTGGAAGAAAGTGACAAGACCTATGAAGATGTGAGCTTAGCAGATGCTACTTCTGCATTAAATGCGAATGAAGAAGATTTCAATACCATTGGTATAAGCTGGAGAGGCTTAGGTGAAAACTACTCTTATGTTGCTTACCCTGATCAGGTTTACATCATTGAAGATGCCAATGGAAATATCTTCAAGCTTCAATTTACTTCATACTATAACAATGACAACGAAACCGGACCACAGTTCCAGTTTGAGCACTTGAATTAAATCTTTAAAGAATATGAAACAGTTAACAATGATTATGCTTCTTTTGAGCCCCGCCTTAGTGTGGGCTCAAAAGAGCAAAAAGCAAGACATCGCTTCCATCAAAGCCATGACAGGCTGCTATAAGGTATATTTCAATTTCGCAGAGACCTTCTCTCCGCAAAGAGATTATGAATACCATGACAATTATGCCTCTCATGCTTATGAATATGTAGCGTTAATTGAAGACGGATCAGACAAACTTAGTCTGCAACATTTATTGGTTATTCGTGATACCATGGTCATTAAGCACTGGCGACAAGACTGGATTTTCCAGGACACTGATTTATACACTTATGATAAAGACAAAACCTGGAAGCCTGTAACCTTATCTAAAGAAGAGGCTAAAGGCCAGTGGACACAAGAGGTGTATCAGGTAGATGATAGCCCAAGGTATGAAGGTTCATCTAGCTGGATACATGTGGATGGCAGAAATTATTGGGAAAACACTACCGATGCACCACTTCCGAGACGTGAATACACTAAGCGTGATGATTACAATGTGATGGTGAGAAGAAACCGTCAGGAAATTACTGAAGAGGGATGGGTTCATGAGCAGGATAACGATAAGGTGCTGAGAGCTGATGGCTCTGACAAGCTCATTGCTCAGGAAAAAGGCATGAACAACTATAACAAAGCTGATGAAAGCAAGTGTGCAGCTGCTAAAACGTGGTGGGCAGAAAACGGTGCTTTCTGGGCAGATGTTCGTGCGGTATGGGCCGAGGTATTTGATACCAGAAAGACGTTAGCCTTCGAAACTAAAGTAGACGAGAAGCATCTTTATGAGAGACTTTTTGCCCTACAAGATGACTTTAAAGGAGATCATGATAGTGAAAAAACTAAAGCCGAAATAAGAAAGGCTATCCAGCTTTACATTAAAGGCGATATTCAACTAGCCAGTAAATAGTTGATTTTGTTGAAGTCCTCATTGGCCGGAAGAATTGAGTCCCTTCCGGCCAAGTGAGGCACAACACTATTTCTTCACACCCTCAGTTTTAATCCATTCAGCGATCAGAGTTAATACACCTGGCGTAAAAGCTTTATCCAATGTGGCATATTCCATTGAGCTGCCCGTATTAGCCTTTTGAAATAGATGATTTGCTTCTGGAAATACCTTTACTGTTACTCGTTTGTTACCCGCTTCTTTTAAAGCTTGCTCCATTACAGGCCTGTTGTCTGATTCTGTTACTTGTAAATCCTTTCCCCCAAACAATAACAAAATGGGCTCATCTACTTTCTTCAAAGTAGGCAAAGGATCATAGCTAATAAAGAACTTAATCCACTCGCTTTGGAATTGCTTATAGGCATTTGTGGCTTGAGTTTTACTGAATAAATCAGGATCAGTGATACTGTTTTTAATAGCATCGGGCAATTTTTTAATGCTTTCTTTTAAAAGTGAAGCGATTGAATCTACAGCTTGCTCTTCTGAGAGAGAATTTGCACTCATCATCTCCATAATTATGGAATTTACCTTTAACGCTTCCTCAATATAATCTTCAGTAAAGGTTGGGTTCTGTGCTAGCATGGCTTTTTGCTGAGTAGCTATCACATCCTTCCCCGGAATTCCCGGACCAGCCAACAAGATCAGAAAATCGACTTCTTCACTTTGAACCTCTACCATTGGAGCAATAATTCCTCCTTCGCTATGCCCCAACATACCAATACTGCTAATGTCCTTTCTTTCACTCAGGAGATGAACTGCAGCCAAAACATCATCAGCTAGCTCCGCTGAGGTAGAGTGGCCTACAGATTTCCCAGTAGACTTCCCTACTCCTCTTTCGTCATAGCTGAGCACGGCTATACCTGCCTCATTAAGGCTATCTGCCATTATCTTAAAAACCTTGAAACCCATGAGATCACTATCCCGATCTTGCGCGCCACTACCAGATATAAGTATAACCACCGGAAAAGGTCCATCTCCTTTTGGGAAAGATAACGTTCCTTCCAGTTTAGTTGAATCATTGGTGAAGCTTACTTCTTCAGAACGGTAATCCTGCGCATAGACATGGCCTGCAAGACAGAATAATATTATTAGGGCTAATTTCTTCATGAGGTTAATTTAAAAACAATATTTCGATATTTGTCGAATTATGAAAGTTTATTTACATTTAACTTATGAATAAGGCATTTAAAGCTTTAAACGACGCTACCAGAAGAGAGATACTTGAACTTTTAAAGCACGGTGACATGAGTGCTGGAGATATCGCCGAACATTTTGACATTGGCAAACCAAGCATTTCTCATCACCTGGACCTATTAAAACAAGCTGATTTGGTGACGTCTGAAAAGAGAGGGCAATATGTGATCTATTCGCTGAACACCACGGTGATAGATGACCTAATGGCCTGGATGCTTAATTTAAAAAAGTGAAACCTCCATAACCATGAAAACTTCTATAACCAAAGAGCTGTTTTTAATTTTGCTCATGCTTCTGCCCATCATTACCCTGGGTATTTATTACAACCAACTCGCCGCAGAAGTACCCACACATTTTAACATATCAGGAGAAGCGGACGACTGGACGAAGAAAGAGAACCTATGGTATATCATGCTAGGCTTACCGCTATTTATGTATTTACTCTTTAAATTCATTCCCCGATTTGACCCTAAGAAGAAGATAACAACTATGGGTTCTAAATATTACACCATTCAGGTTATCTCCAGCGCGTTAATTACGGCGCTTTGCTTATTTATGATATTCTCCGGCGTTTATGAAAGTATTTCTTTTAGCAAATATGGCCATTTTATGCTCTTAATATTTCTGGCAGTACTGGGTAATTATATGCAATCAATAAAGCCGAATTACTTCATAGGAGTAAAAACCCCCTGGACATTAGAAGATCCTGAAAATTGGAGAAAGACCCACAGATTCACCAGTAGACTCTGGATGTTTGGCTGCCTGATACTTTTCATTGTCGCCATAGCCATTCCAGCCTACGGGACAAAAATTGCTATCTGGGGAGTCACCGTTTTGGCCTTCGTTCCTATTGCCTATTCATTTTGGCTTCATGCCAATAAGAAAAAACAGGAGGTCTAGTTTACCAGATTATATCTGACCCCCAGGAATGTTCTTCTACCCTGCATTGAGGCAAAATTATAACCCGGGTCAAAAGTATAGCCGTAAGGGTTATTAACAGGATCATCTACTTGCTTATCAAATGGATCGAAGGCGCGCATTATAGGATCATTTGGAACAAAATTGAATAGGTTTTTTATGCCACCATATACTTCAAAAGACCTATTCAACTTCTTGGTGAGCTGAACATTAACTATGGCAAACCAGGGTGAATACTCAGGGCGGTAGTCATTGGGCAAAACTGGTAAGCGCATGGGCCCGTTCCATTGACCGGTAAGATCCAACTCGAAAAACTTAGGGAAATTATAAGTAGCCGTGAAAGTGCCTGACCATTTAGGAGCATGAAGCTGTTGTGATTTGTACTCATCTCCATGCTCATCTTCTTCTACCTGATATACATCCATAAATGACACACCGGCTATGAGTTTCAAAGGAAAGTTAAAAACAAGATCGGTATTGAGCGAAACGCCTCTTGAAATAGCATATCCATCAAGATTATCATAGATGATCTTATCCGGACCTGAATCAAAATCACCTATTATCTTATTGGTAAAATATGAGTAAAAGCCTGTAATGTCCAGCCCTACAAAGAAATCATCATGCGGTATTTTCAGTTCGTAATTTAAGTTAACATTTAAAGACCGCTCTGGCAGTAGTTCTTCAGTAATGACCACCTCTCTGGCTCCTGTTAATGCAGCATGATCTTCGGTAAATAGATTTACTACTCTAAAACCTGTTCCAAAACTGCCTCTAATAATGTGATTTCTACTTGGTGAGAATTTATAAGCCAACCGTGGTGAGTTGACTCCACCATGATTCTGATCATAATCAAACCGATAACCAAACAATAGCTTATGATCATCAGATACCTTCCACTCGTCCTGAATAAAGAAACCAGGAATGGGCGTATGTTGCGGCTGGTTGGTAGTGCCATCACTACTTGCTGTGGCAGGGGTATTGTCATCGTAGTTGGTATATCTGAAGGATGCTCCCAAAAGCAGGCTGTGTTTTTCTGATAACTGCATATCCCAATAGGTTTGAAGAAATGCCACCTGCTGAGTTGCAAAATAGGGCGTAGTGCCATACCATGAGTTTTGATTATGCCAATTATAACTGAGTTGAGTAAATATATCCTGGTTAGATGGCCACTGATACATACCAATGAGTTCCACCCTTTTGGTATAAATACTTTCTCCATATACGCTGTCCGTTCCTCTCCATTTCTTGTCCCAGTTCATTTCACCTCCCCATCTGTCTTCATAGACATATCGGGCAGCCAGGCTTGCCATTTTGCTCTTTCTACGTTCAAAATTCCATTTATTAAACACAGAAACACGATTTTGGAGCGTCATATCTGTGAAGTTGTCATCGTTGTTATCGATGGGATTTTGGTAGTTGTAATAATTAACACCCAGCAAGCTACTGGCTTTACCTATTTTGTGCTTTATAGACGCATCAAAGCTTAATTCAGCCCAGCTCGTAGCAAAAACATCCGCACTGAGCAGCGGAGCATTTTCTACCTTTTTAGTGATCACATTGATAATGCCTCCCATAGCTTCGGATCCGTACAATGATGATGCTGGCCCTTTCACCACCTCTATCCGTTCCACCATACTATTGGGAATGCCATTAAGGCCATAAACTGTACTCAAGGCACTGACAATGGGCATACCATCAATTAACATCATAGTGTACGGACCTTCCATACCGTTAATATGAATATCGCCTGTATTGCAGACGCTACAATTAAGCTGAGGCTGCACGCCATTGACCATGCCTACCGCTTCAAAAAGACTAGGCGTAGGGTTCTTTTGAAATAGCTTAGGAGTTATTATTTCTACTGGCACCGGACTTTCAGCTCTACTTACCTCCTTCATAGTGCCTGTAATGACCACCTCACCAAGGGTGTGACTATCCTCAGTGAGTTGCAAGTTCAATACAACCAAAGGTATATTAATATCTACCGAGCGCTTCAAGGTAGAATATCCTATGCTGGAAATGGTGAGCTCATAAGTGCCATATGGCAAATCTTTGAGTTCAAAGTTTCCATTTGCATCTGTGCTGGCTCCTCTGTTTATCTGCTTCAAATAGACATTAGCGAAAGCTACTGGTTCATCCGAATTACGTATCGTTCCTCGGATTACACCATGCTGACCGAAGCCCATCAAACAGTAGAAATTAAGGATAGAAAAGACTAAAAACCTATACAACATTAGTCAAAATATTTATTTATATAAACAAAATTAATAATTTAGATTTGTCTAAAAAATAAATGAATGTTCTTTTTTCGAATTCTTAATTATATATGTTAACTTCTTAGTAACTGATCATCCTTATAATCCAAAAGGCAATATGTATTCACTTTTAAAACTTAATCGTTATGAAAAAAGTAACATTACTATCGCTTGCACTTTTGGTGTTTTTCATGTTTTCCTGTAAATCTGATGATGATGACGGGGATAAAGTAGCTTCCGGTTCAGTAACCTTTGATGGAGACAGTTATAGTCTCACCAATGGCTTTATGATTGATTTTGGCGCTGATGGTGGCTTCTACAATATTGACTTTACCACCTACGATGGTAGTCTAAACATTGGAGAAGAAAAAATTGAAGGTTCCGTGGAAATATATGCAGAGCTGTTTGCTCCAGGCACTTCATTTTCGACCGGCACCTTTGAGTATCTATCCTATTTTGATGATCCTGAACCTGGTGACTACTTCTTCAATTCATCTTACATCACTATTGACAGTGACGATGATGGAGAGATTGACAGCAATGATGATTCTTTTTCAGCCACAGGCGGTACCATCATGCTATCCGGTAGCGGCTCTAACTACACCATCACTTACAATCTAACGTTTGCTAACAGCATGACGTTAACTGGCTCCGTATCTGGTAAATTCCAGGAAATCAACTTTTAGGAATGGACGGCCGTTCAGAGATTGGGCGGCCCTAATTTCCTCCCACAATCCCATTCTTCACTTAAAGTTGATATTTAGGACACTTCGCTTGTGCCCTGAAATAAAACTTATCATCTTTGTGCCCGCTATTTTAAAAATGGGATTTGAAGCTATTCAAAAACATCGATATTGATGAACCAACCGGGTTAATTTCCAAGGTTATATCCTGGATGTTAGATCATGGTTTGTTCTACATCAGCCTGCTGGCCTTTTTGGGCGTAATAGTTGAAGAAGGCTTTAAATTGCCACCTGAAGCCATCTCTGGTATTCAGCTGGTTTATGTGCTATGCATCTTCAGTTTTATCGTCACGCTATCAGTGCGCGTACTGACCACGTTTATTTACGGACGATCAAGAAAAAAGATACTCTTTTCTGAATATTTTCTTTTTGCCATCCTCATCATCATTCTGTTTTTTCACTGGCTAGTGCCTGAAGGACAGGAAAGCAAGCTGATTGTAGGTGGTATTGCTTCAGACTTAGCCATTATCCGCTTTCATGTGATCATTCTATTTCTGATAGAATTCTCTAAGAGATCTCTTCAGTTTCAGAAATTGGACCTTAACCCTGCCCTACTCTTCACCGGCAGTTTTATGTTGCTCATTCTCATAGGCACCCTGCTCTTGATGCTACCGAAAGCCACCAGTAATGGAATTTCGTTAATAGACGCCTTGTTTACTTCCACCAGCGCAGTGTGCGTAACTGGTCTGGCGGTATTAGATACGTCAAAAGATTTCACCCACTTTGGTCAGGTGATCATCCTCATTTTAATCCAGATTGGTGGACTTGGCATCATGACCTTTACCAGCTTCTTCGGCTTTTTCTTTAAGAGAACCTCAAGCATAGAAAACACCTTATTCATTCAGGATTTCATTAACGAAAAGCGAATGAGTAAGATTATTAGCACCACGCTTAAGATTATTAGTGTAACACTACTGATAGAATTGGCCGGCAGTATTCTGATATTTATCACTATTCACAGCAAGATGTCTGAACCAGGTGAGGCTGTATGGTTTTCTGTATTTCACTCTATATCAGCATTTTGCAATGCAGGATTTTCTACCTTGGCTCAAGGTCTTTATCAGCCTATAGTGAGAGATGCTTATTTGCTTCATTTAATTATTGCGGCATTGATTATCCTTGGCGGAATTGGTTTTCCTGTAATTTTTGATGTGTACAGCAGCTTTAAATATGCCTTTCGTGAAAAGGTAGGACAATGGAGTGGCCAAAGTAAATACAGACATCGCGGCAGGCATTTGACCGTACACACCAAAATAGTTTTAGTGACCACCACGGTACTTTTAGTGCTCGGCTTTTTCATGTACCTATGGAGTGAGCAACACAATACTCTGGTAGGTTTATCATGGCCTGAAAAAATAGCGGTCTCCATTTTCGGATCAGTAACTCCCCGAACAGCTGGCTTTAACACGGTGGATATGAGCAAAATAGCCGTACCTACTATGTTGGTATACCTCATCCTGATGTGGATTGGTGCTTCACCGGGATCTACGGGTGGGGGTTTAAAGACCACTACTTTTGCGGTAGCAGTATTGAATACTTTAAGCGTGGCCAAGCACAGGAGAAGAGTAGAGCTGTTTAGAAGGGAGATTACCAATGAATCCGTAAGAAAAGCCTTTTCTGTGATCATCATGTCCTTTTTGGTCATCGGTTTATCAGTATTTTTCGTGTCGCTATATAACCCTGAGCTTTCTATCATCGCCATTGCCTTTGAATGTTTTTCAGCCTTCAGTACGGTTGGACTGAGCCTGGGGATTACCGGGGACCTGGCATTTATGAGTAAAGTGGTGATCATTATTACCATGTTTATAGGACGAGTGGGCACGCTCACCATCCTTATTGCTCTGATCAGAAAAGCGAAAGCACATACTTATCAATATCCATACGAAAGCGTATTTATTACTTAAAGCATTAGCACTATGAATTACATTGTAATTGGATTAGGAAACTTTGGATCTACCCTATCAATCGCCCTTACAGAAATGGGCTTTGAAGTGATTGGTATTGATAAAGACATGGACCGTGTCAATGCTTTCAAAGATAGCATAGCGCACACCATACGTATGGACTCTGGTGATAAAAGTGCCATGGAAAGCCTTCCTTTAAAGGAATGTGAAGCCGTAATTGTGTGTATCGGTGAGGACTTTGGCGCCTCCGTACTGGCTACGGCCACGCTAAAAGAGCTGGGAGCTTCCAAAATTATAGGCAGAGCCATATCTGATCTTCACAGAACGGTAATTGAGGCCATAGGCGTGCAGGAAATTGTAAGTCCTGAAAGTGAATCCGCTACAAGATTAGCCAAAAGACTGCAGCTAAAAGATGTAATAGATTCTTTTGAATTAGCCCCTGATTATAACATTCTGGAAATAGAGGTACCTGAAAAATATGTAGGTAAGACCATTCTTGAAAGTGATTTCAGAAGCGAGTATAATCTTAATGTGATTACCATCATCAGGCAGGTGAAGAAGAAGAATATTCTGGGACATGAGTCATACAAAAAGCAGGCGCTGGGTGTGGTAACTCCTGAAACACAACTAGATAAGCACGATATACTTGTCATTTTCGGCAGTAACAAGGATATCAAGAGGGCTTTTAAGTCGGTGGATGCTTAAGGGCTTTGAGCGGTTTGAAGTTCAGTTTGTGTGAAGCGACATAGGCGGTCTGTAGTTCATTGGGGCATCGTAGTTAAGGCCATTGATATTGGTTTAATTACTAAATGTTATACTGAGGCACAAGTGGACACTTGCGCCAGGGGTGTTTGACCCCATCCCCGGCCCTTCTCCTGGGAGGAGAAGGGGGACATAAATGTTGATCTGTTTGCTGTTCAGTTTGTGAGGGCACTAATTGGGGCATCATTCACATCAGTGATAGAATAAACAGGGCTCCCAAAACAACCAAAATTTCGATGGAGCCCTGCAGCAATCTAAACCTTACAGTCCTTTGGGCTGCAAGATATTAGCAGATCCTTTCTTGCCTTCATTACTGATATACATAGTACCGGAGTTAGAAAACGTAATACTTTCAGGTTGAGGAAATTGACTTTCACTTAGCTTTACCATCTTTTTAATTTTCCATTGTTTATCCATAATTATCAGTTTGGACTTTTTCCCGTCTACAATGTACATCTCACCAGTCTTAGGGTGAACATCTATTCCTGATGGATTGAAAACCTTATCATCTCCCTGGTCCTCATCA
This genomic interval carries:
- a CDS encoding HmuY family protein gives rise to the protein MNKLYTFLLLSLTLIIASCGDDDSGPEPVSLNFENTTIGVSGSSDATATIIFSRPAEVAGTLVVTITAGDLVYGASNDFFTAPAAENNVINIPFVEGEESVEITVSQGEALNIEEDKSISLAIAAEPSTDFLIGNNQSVTATFSENYVTPSAAVTADVGGEARDYFYFVDLDKFVMTKVNRNNYDLALESSGEGFNILLNASTLMLAQETEETEFTAITPEDTVGLSLQSSSNLDIPEGGSMFSGDLSETVFYNWDVDGDLSNVYIIDRGVTANGEGAESRGWKKVQISKDGNDYIVHAANIDGTDDQTFTISKSSDYSFKYVHLSNGEVPVEPKANEWDILVRATSQFVQMGPTMSHIYNSQAAYHNFFGSTKTARIDLEESDKTYEDVSLADATSALNANEEDFNTIGISWRGLGENYSYVAYPDQVYIIEDANGNIFKLQFTSYYNNDNETGPQFQFEHLN
- a CDS encoding DUF6607 family protein — protein: MKQLTMIMLLLSPALVWAQKSKKQDIASIKAMTGCYKVYFNFAETFSPQRDYEYHDNYASHAYEYVALIEDGSDKLSLQHLLVIRDTMVIKHWRQDWIFQDTDLYTYDKDKTWKPVTLSKEEAKGQWTQEVYQVDDSPRYEGSSSWIHVDGRNYWENTTDAPLPRREYTKRDDYNVMVRRNRQEITEEGWVHEQDNDKVLRADGSDKLIAQEKGMNNYNKADESKCAAAKTWWAENGAFWADVRAVWAEVFDTRKTLAFETKVDEKHLYERLFALQDDFKGDHDSEKTKAEIRKAIQLYIKGDIQLASK
- a CDS encoding alpha/beta hydrolase family protein, with protein sequence MKKLALIILFCLAGHVYAQDYRSEEVSFTNDSTKLEGTLSFPKGDGPFPVVILISGSGAQDRDSDLMGFKVFKIMADSLNEAGIAVLSYDERGVGKSTGKSVGHSTSAELADDVLAAVHLLSERKDISSIGMLGHSEGGIIAPMVEVQSEEVDFLILLAGPGIPGKDVIATQQKAMLAQNPTFTEDYIEEALKVNSIIMEMMSANSLSEEQAVDSIASLLKESIKKLPDAIKNSITDPDLFSKTQATNAYKQFQSEWIKFFISYDPLPTLKKVDEPILLLFGGKDLQVTESDNRPVMEQALKEAGNKRVTVKVFPEANHLFQKANTGSSMEYATLDKAFTPGVLTLIAEWIKTEGVKK
- a CDS encoding autorepressor SdpR family transcription factor — its product is MNKAFKALNDATRREILELLKHGDMSAGDIAEHFDIGKPSISHHLDLLKQADLVTSEKRGQYVIYSLNTTVIDDLMAWMLNLKK
- a CDS encoding SdpI family protein, with translation MKTSITKELFLILLMLLPIITLGIYYNQLAAEVPTHFNISGEADDWTKKENLWYIMLGLPLFMYLLFKFIPRFDPKKKITTMGSKYYTIQVISSALITALCLFMIFSGVYESISFSKYGHFMLLIFLAVLGNYMQSIKPNYFIGVKTPWTLEDPENWRKTHRFTSRLWMFGCLILFIVAIAIPAYGTKIAIWGVTVLAFVPIAYSFWLHANKKKQEV
- a CDS encoding TonB-dependent receptor; translation: MLYRFLVFSILNFYCLMGFGQHGVIRGTIRNSDEPVAFANVYLKQINRGASTDANGNFELKDLPYGTYELTISSIGYSTLKRSVDINIPLVVLNLQLTEDSHTLGEVVITGTMKEVSRAESPVPVEIITPKLFQKNPTPSLFEAVGMVNGVQPQLNCSVCNTGDIHINGMEGPYTMMLIDGMPIVSALSTVYGLNGIPNSMVERIEVVKGPASSLYGSEAMGGIINVITKKVENAPLLSADVFATSWAELSFDASIKHKIGKASSLLGVNYYNYQNPIDNNDDNFTDMTLQNRVSVFNKWNFERRKSKMASLAARYVYEDRWGGEMNWDKKWRGTDSVYGESIYTKRVELIGMYQWPSNQDIFTQLSYNWHNQNSWYGTTPYFATQQVAFLQTYWDMQLSEKHSLLLGASFRYTNYDDNTPATASSDGTTNQPQHTPIPGFFIQDEWKVSDDHKLLFGYRFDYDQNHGGVNSPRLAYKFSPSRNHIIRGSFGTGFRVVNLFTEDHAALTGAREVVITEELLPERSLNVNLNYELKIPHDDFFVGLDITGFYSYFTNKIIGDFDSGPDKIIYDNLDGYAISRGVSLNTDLVFNFPLKLIAGVSFMDVYQVEEDEHGDEYKSQQLHAPKWSGTFTATYNFPKFFELDLTGQWNGPMRLPVLPNDYRPEYSPWFAIVNVQLTKKLNRSFEVYGGIKNLFNFVPNDPIMRAFDPFDKQVDDPVNNPYGYTFDPGYNFASMQGRRTFLGVRYNLVN
- a CDS encoding TrkH family potassium uptake protein: MKLFKNIDIDEPTGLISKVISWMLDHGLFYISLLAFLGVIVEEGFKLPPEAISGIQLVYVLCIFSFIVTLSVRVLTTFIYGRSRKKILFSEYFLFAILIIILFFHWLVPEGQESKLIVGGIASDLAIIRFHVIILFLIEFSKRSLQFQKLDLNPALLFTGSFMLLILIGTLLLMLPKATSNGISLIDALFTSTSAVCVTGLAVLDTSKDFTHFGQVIILILIQIGGLGIMTFTSFFGFFFKRTSSIENTLFIQDFINEKRMSKIISTTLKIISVTLLIELAGSILIFITIHSKMSEPGEAVWFSVFHSISAFCNAGFSTLAQGLYQPIVRDAYLLHLIIAALIILGGIGFPVIFDVYSSFKYAFREKVGQWSGQSKYRHRGRHLTVHTKIVLVTTTVLLVLGFFMYLWSEQHNTLVGLSWPEKIAVSIFGSVTPRTAGFNTVDMSKIAVPTMLVYLILMWIGASPGSTGGGLKTTTFAVAVLNTLSVAKHRRRVELFRREITNESVRKAFSVIIMSFLVIGLSVFFVSLYNPELSIIAIAFECFSAFSTVGLSLGITGDLAFMSKVVIIITMFIGRVGTLTILIALIRKAKAHTYQYPYESVFIT
- a CDS encoding potassium channel family protein, translated to MNYIVIGLGNFGSTLSIALTEMGFEVIGIDKDMDRVNAFKDSIAHTIRMDSGDKSAMESLPLKECEAVIVCIGEDFGASVLATATLKELGASKIIGRAISDLHRTVIEAIGVQEIVSPESESATRLAKRLQLKDVIDSFELAPDYNILEIEVPEKYVGKTILESDFRSEYNLNVITIIRQVKKKNILGHESYKKQALGVVTPETQLDKHDILVIFGSNKDIKRAFKSVDA